A single window of Archangium gephyra DNA harbors:
- a CDS encoding SDR family oxidoreductase — translation MEPAGAYDWNTLVTAERGFYEPGVFDMRAPRPRPTALAWMTHALATRGKFEHPVLASPGWWRRDERPEANFAASLHGDSPAPYATYVPPRRADAGQPRPILISGATGTLGRAFARLCTTRGIAFRLLSRQDMDITSPESVERALERYQPWAVINAAGYVRVDDAEVDAERCFRENALGPELLAAACGARDVRLVTFSSDLVFGGERRSAYLESNRVQPLNQYGHSKVEAERRVLERMPDALVVRTGAFFGPWDHHNFLTLALGTIARGERFAAVEDVVVSPTYVPDLVHTCLDLLMDEATGVWHLTNEGEVTWAELATQAARLAGLNPRHVEARPLESFGWTAPRPRYSVLASERAQLMPPLTKALERYLEEDEIKPARRVSGGGRAACAECGGTVDEGHGDGRCGLHRKRGDGGVAAGG, via the coding sequence GTGGAGCCTGCTGGGGCCTACGACTGGAACACGCTGGTGACGGCCGAGCGCGGCTTCTACGAGCCGGGCGTCTTCGACATGCGCGCGCCGCGCCCGCGCCCCACCGCGCTGGCCTGGATGACGCACGCACTGGCCACGCGCGGGAAGTTCGAGCACCCGGTGCTCGCCTCGCCCGGCTGGTGGCGGCGCGATGAGCGGCCGGAGGCGAACTTCGCCGCGAGCCTTCACGGGGACAGCCCGGCGCCCTACGCCACGTATGTGCCCCCCCGGCGCGCGGACGCCGGACAGCCCCGGCCCATTCTCATCTCGGGCGCGACGGGCACCCTGGGGCGGGCCTTCGCGCGGCTGTGTACGACGCGAGGCATCGCCTTCAGGCTCCTGTCCCGCCAGGACATGGACATCACCTCGCCGGAATCGGTGGAGCGCGCGCTCGAGCGGTACCAGCCCTGGGCCGTCATCAACGCCGCGGGCTACGTGCGCGTGGATGACGCCGAGGTGGACGCCGAGCGGTGCTTCCGGGAGAACGCCCTCGGCCCGGAGCTCCTCGCCGCCGCCTGCGGCGCGCGGGATGTGCGGCTGGTCACCTTCTCCTCGGACCTCGTCTTCGGAGGGGAGCGTCGCTCGGCCTACCTGGAGAGCAACCGGGTCCAACCGCTCAACCAGTATGGCCACAGCAAGGTGGAGGCCGAGCGCCGGGTGCTGGAGCGGATGCCCGATGCGCTGGTGGTGCGCACGGGGGCCTTCTTCGGCCCGTGGGATCATCACAACTTTCTCACCCTCGCGCTCGGGACGATCGCCCGCGGAGAGCGGTTCGCGGCGGTGGAAGACGTGGTCGTCTCGCCCACGTACGTCCCGGACCTCGTGCACACCTGCCTGGATCTGCTCATGGACGAGGCGACCGGCGTCTGGCACCTCACCAACGAGGGCGAGGTGACGTGGGCGGAGCTCGCGACCCAGGCCGCCCGCCTGGCCGGGCTGAACCCGAGGCACGTGGAAGCACGCCCGTTGGAATCTTTCGGGTGGACAGCGCCGCGGCCGCGCTACAGCGTTCTGGCGAGCGAGCGCGCTCAGCTCATGCCACCGCTCACCAAGGCCCTCGAGCGTTACCTCGAGGAAGATGAAATCAAGCCCGCGCGGCGGGTGTCCGGCGGTGGCCGGGCGGCCTGCGCGGAGTGTGGAGGGACTGTCGATGAAGGTCATGGTGACGGGCGGTGCGGGCTACATCGGAAGCGTGGTGACGGAGGAGTTGCTGCGGGGGGGTGA
- the galE gene encoding UDP-glucose 4-epimerase GalE: MKVMVTGGAGYIGSVVTEELLRGGDQALVYDSLYKGHREAVVEGATFVKGDLLDTALLRETLVQHKIEAVVHMAADSLVGESVKVPAKYYRNNVLGGLSLLDAMREADVKVLVFSSTAAVYGEPAKQPIEESDPTQPTNPYGETKLAFERALRWYDGAHGLKYVSLRYFNAAGATGRSGERHDPETHLIPIVLQAAAGLRPDVTVFGDDYPTPDGTCVRDYIHVVDLAQAHILALHALATGHPSSIYNLGCGGEGYSVKQVIDCARRVTGREIPVTKGPRRAGDPAVLIASSARIMRELGWKPTQQKLDSIVESAWRWMQRNR, encoded by the coding sequence ATGAAGGTCATGGTGACGGGCGGTGCGGGCTACATCGGAAGCGTGGTGACGGAGGAGTTGCTGCGGGGGGGTGACCAGGCCCTCGTCTACGACAGCCTCTACAAGGGCCACCGCGAGGCGGTGGTGGAGGGCGCCACCTTCGTGAAGGGGGATCTGCTCGACACCGCGCTGCTGCGCGAGACGCTCGTCCAGCACAAGATCGAGGCGGTGGTGCACATGGCGGCCGACTCGCTGGTGGGCGAGTCGGTGAAGGTCCCCGCGAAGTACTACCGCAACAACGTTCTCGGCGGGCTCAGCCTGCTGGACGCCATGCGCGAGGCGGACGTGAAGGTGCTCGTCTTCTCCTCCACGGCCGCGGTCTACGGCGAGCCGGCCAAGCAGCCCATCGAGGAGAGCGACCCGACGCAGCCGACCAACCCGTACGGCGAGACGAAGCTCGCCTTCGAGCGGGCGCTGCGCTGGTACGACGGCGCCCATGGGCTGAAGTACGTGAGCCTGCGCTACTTCAACGCCGCCGGGGCCACCGGGCGCAGTGGCGAGCGCCACGACCCGGAGACGCACCTCATTCCCATCGTGCTCCAGGCGGCGGCCGGCCTGCGTCCGGACGTCACCGTCTTCGGAGACGACTACCCCACGCCGGATGGCACCTGCGTGCGCGACTACATCCACGTGGTGGATCTGGCGCAGGCGCACATCCTCGCGCTGCATGCGCTGGCCACGGGCCACCCGAGCTCCATCTACAACCTGGGCTGCGGAGGCGAGGGCTACAGCGTGAAGCAGGTCATCGACTGCGCGCGCCGCGTCACGGGAAGGGAGATTCCGGTGACCAAGGGCCCGCGGCGGGCGGGAGATCCGGCGGTGCTCATCGCCAGCTCCGCGCGCATCATGCGCGAGCTCGGCTGGAAGCCCACGCAACAGAAGCTCGACAGCATCGTCGAGTCCGCCTGGCGCTGGATGCAGCGCAACCGCTGA
- a CDS encoding family 1 glycosylhydrolase, with the protein MSPKNSGRPEGLPELWGGIEGTVNRVGDRYFDQMARSGHWRRIEDLDLIAALGIKAIRYPVLWEQIAPNGPHRADWTWPDARLAHLRELGMRPIVGLVHHGSGPRHTSLVDPAFPFELAQYARAVAERYPWVEDYTPVNEPLTTGRFSGLYGHWYPHGKDYPTFARTMMVQCRAVVEAMRAIREVNPAARLIQTEDMGRTYSTPHLAYQAEFENHRRWLSLDLLCGRIDRQHPLWPYLLRWGVSEQELGWFLDNPMPPDVVGMNYYITSDRLLDERMEHYPAWSHGGNERDAYADVHVAGVWKDAISGHRDVLKWAWERYRLPVAFTEVHLGCTREDQLRWLAEAWEAVCSLRAEGVDVRALTVWSLLGPTTGTRW; encoded by the coding sequence GTGAGCCCGAAGAACTCCGGAAGGCCCGAGGGCCTCCCCGAGCTCTGGGGCGGCATCGAGGGCACGGTCAACCGGGTGGGTGACCGGTACTTCGATCAGATGGCGCGCAGCGGCCACTGGCGGCGCATCGAGGACCTGGATCTCATCGCGGCGCTCGGCATCAAGGCCATCCGCTACCCGGTGCTGTGGGAGCAGATCGCCCCGAACGGGCCACATCGCGCGGACTGGACGTGGCCGGACGCGCGGCTGGCCCACCTGCGGGAGCTGGGGATGCGGCCCATCGTGGGCCTTGTCCACCACGGCAGCGGACCCAGGCACACCAGCCTGGTGGACCCGGCCTTCCCCTTCGAGCTCGCGCAATACGCGCGGGCCGTGGCCGAGCGCTACCCGTGGGTGGAGGACTACACCCCCGTCAACGAGCCGCTCACCACCGGGCGCTTCAGCGGGCTCTACGGCCACTGGTATCCGCACGGCAAGGACTACCCCACCTTCGCGCGCACGATGATGGTGCAGTGCCGCGCGGTGGTGGAGGCCATGCGCGCCATCCGCGAGGTGAACCCCGCGGCCCGCCTCATCCAGACGGAGGACATGGGGCGCACCTACAGCACGCCGCACCTCGCCTATCAGGCGGAGTTCGAGAACCACCGGCGCTGGCTGAGCCTGGATCTGCTCTGCGGGCGCATCGATCGCCAGCACCCGCTGTGGCCCTACCTGCTGCGCTGGGGCGTGTCCGAGCAGGAGCTGGGGTGGTTCCTCGACAACCCCATGCCCCCGGACGTGGTGGGGATGAACTACTACATCACCAGCGACCGGCTGCTCGACGAGCGGATGGAGCACTACCCGGCCTGGTCGCACGGCGGCAACGAGCGCGACGCCTACGCGGACGTGCACGTGGCCGGGGTGTGGAAGGACGCCATCTCCGGGCACCGGGACGTGCTCAAGTGGGCCTGGGAGCGCTACCGGCTGCCGGTGGCCTTCACCGAGGTGCACCTGGGCTGCACCCGCGAGGACCAGCTGCGCTGGCTGGCGGAGGCATGGGAGGCCGTGTGCTCGCTGCGCGCGGAGGGCGTGGACGTGCGTGCCCTCACCGTGTGGAGCCTGCTGGGGCCTACGACTGGAACACGCTGGTGA